In the genome of Penaeus chinensis breed Huanghai No. 1 unplaced genomic scaffold, ASM1920278v2 CTG_3848, whole genome shotgun sequence, one region contains:
- the LOC125024749 gene encoding histone H3, producing MARTKQTARKSTGGKAPRKQLATKAARKSAPATGGVKKPHRYRPGTVALREIRRYQKSTELLIRKLPFQRLVREIAQDFKTDLRFQSSAVMALQEASEAYLVGLFEDTNLCAIHAKRVTIMPKDIQLARRIRGERA from the coding sequence ATGGCACGTACCAAGCAGACTGCACGTAAGTCTACCGGAGGCAAGGCCCCCCGCAAGCAGTTGGCCACCAAGGCAGCACGTAAGTCTGCCCCTGCTACCGGAGGTGTCAAGAAGCCCCATCGTTACAGGCCCGGAACTGTAGCCCTTCGTGAGATCCGTCGTTACCAGAAGAGCACTGAGCTCCTGATCCGCAAGCTGCCCTTCCAGCGCCTGGTCCGTGAGATTGCCCAGGACTTCAAGACTGACCTCCGCTTCCAGTCCTCTGCTGTCATGGCTCTGCAGGAAGCCTCCGAGGCTTACCTGGTCGGCCTCTTTGAGGACACCAACCTCTGCGCTATCCACGCTAAGAGGGTCACAATCATGCCTAAGGATATCCAACTTGCTCGCCGTATCCGCGGAGAGCGCGCCTAA
- the LOC125024747 gene encoding histone H2A, whose product MSGRGKGGKVKGKSKSRSSRAGLQFPVGRIHRLLRKGNYAERVGAGAPVYLAAVMEYLAAEVLELAGNAARDNKKTRIIPRHLQLAIRNDEELNKLLSGVTIAQGGVLPNIQAVLLPKKTEKK is encoded by the coding sequence ATGTCTGGTCGTGGTAAGGGTGGTAAGGTGAAGGGCAAGTCAAAGTCCCGCTCCAGCAGGGCTGGCCTTCAGTTCCCTGTAGGCAGAATTCACCGCCTTCTGCGTAAGGGTAACTACGCCGAGCGTGTGGGAGCAGGTGCCCCTGTGTACCTGGCTGCCGTCATGGAATACCTGGCCGCTGAGGTTCTCGAATTGGCAGGTAACGCCGCTCGTGACAACAAGAAGACCCGTATCATCCCCCGTCACTTGCAGCTTGCCATCCGTAACGATGAAGAGCTCAACAAGCTGCTGTCTGGCGTCACCATTGCCCAGGGTGGTGTTCTGCCTAACATCCAGGCTGTGCTCCTCCCCAAGAAGACCGAGAAGAAGTAA
- the LOC125024746 gene encoding histone H4, producing the protein MTGRGKGGKGLGKGGAKRHRKVLRDNIQGITKPAIRRLARRGGVKRISGLIYEETRGVLKVFLENVIRDAVTYTEHAKRKTVTAMDVVYALKRQGRTLYGFGG; encoded by the coding sequence ATGACCGGACGAGGCAAGGGCGGAAAGGGGCTCGGAAAGGGTGGCGCCAAGCGTCATCGCAAGGTGTTGCGTGATAACATCCAGGGTATCACCAAGCCTGCCATCCGTCGTCTTGCTCGCCGTGGAGGTGTCAAGCGTATCTCTGGTCTCATCTACGAAGAAACCCGTGGTGTCCTCAAGGTGTTCCTCGAGAACGTGATCCGTGACGCCGTCACCTACACCGAGCACGCCAAGAGGAAGACCGTCACCGCCATGGACGTCGTCTACGCTCTCAAGCGCCAGGGACGTACCCTGTACGGTTTCGGAGGTTAA